In the genome of Planococcus donghaensis, the window CCAGAACCATCATGAAAAACTGCGAGTTGGTTACCGCCAAAAGATTGCGTCGTAAAAACATCAACTAACGTATATTTTAACGTCTTCATCTTAATCCTCCTTTATCTGAAAATTTAGTTTTCTTAGTTTCTTTGTATCAGTTAGCCCGTTAAAAGTCCACTACCTTCCATTGCAATCAATCTAATATGAGAATAAAGTAGGGATAGAAAATCAAATTGAAAAGAGGGAAGCATGTGAAAAAACAAATTGTGGTCATTGGGTTAGGACGTTTTGGTAGCAGTGTTTGTAAGGAACTGCATAGCCTAGGTCACGAAATTATGGCTATCGATGCAAATCCAGATAAAGTCGACGCTTTGAGAGACTATGCTTCTTTTACAGTGAATGCGGATGCGACAGATGAAAATCAGTTGAAATCTTTAGGTGTCCGAAATTTTGAACATGCCATCGTAGCTATCGGAGATGATCTTCAGGCAAGTGTGTTGTGTACATTAATGTTAAAAGAGCTTGGCCTACCTAAAGTATGGGTAAAAGCACGCGACCTTCAACATGAAAAAATCCTTCATAAAGTAGGAGCGGATCGTGTGATTCAACCAGAAAAAGAAATGGGCATTCGCGTTGCCCATCATGTAGACTCTGATAAAATCGTCGATTATATCGATTTATCGCATGACTACAGCATTATCGAGTTGGTTGTTTCTGGCAAAATGGCAAATAAAACATTGATCGACATGAATATTCGAAAAGAATTTAATTGTGTTGTCTTAGCCATCAAAAAGCAGGAAGAAGTTAATATTGCCCCTGCTATTGATGATATGGTTGTTCAAGATGATGTGTTAATCGTAATGGGCCATAAAGATGACTTGAAACGATTAGAAGAAAAAAGCTTATAGAAGAAGGTCAGTCAACTCTTGAGTTGACTGACCTTCTTGGTTGGAGCTATCGTTTAGCTAAATTAATAATCGGGAATAATAGAAAAAAGAACGTTCTGAAGAGACTGATGTTTTGTAAGAGATGGGGGGACTATAGATGAAGTTCCGAATCGAATGGACGTATAGAGTTCCTAAAGGAAAAGAAGTTGTGTTCTTTTCAGATGAAATGCCAGTAGAAGTAGCTATCGAAATTGCTGAAGACTTAGAGCGCACAGGGAGAGTCAAAAAACTTCGCTTTGAAGACCAATTTGATAGCAGTTGGACATTAAAAGAGGTAAAAGCATATTTGAAAGAGATTGAAACAGAACCTCATCATTTGAGTGTTTATTTTGATGGTGGTTATGAGCGTACTTCAGGAGATGCAGGGTTGGGATGTGTGGTCTACTATAAGCAGAATGGGAAACTATTCCGTCGTAGAACAAATACAAAGTTAGACGGACTGATTTCAAACAATGAGGCGGAATATGCCGCCCTCTACTTTTGCCTACAAGAGCTAGAAGTTATGGAAGTACGTCGACAACTAGTTACTTTTATCGGTGACTCACGAATTGTTATAAATGGAATGGAAGGCGAGTGGCCATTAGAGGAAGATAAGTTAGGTTCATGGGTAAAGCGAATAAGAGAAAAAATGAATAGTATGGGTATTCAAGATGAATATCAGTTAACACCCCGCAAATCAAATGCAGAGGCCGATAAATTAGCGACCCAAGCGTTAAAGGGAATATCAATTGCTTCAACGAGTGAAATACTCGATTAAAATGAATTTATATATGCAAGGTTAATCAGGCGGAAACAAGTATTCCGTCTGATTTTTATATATAGAATAATTGTTAAATTCCTGTTTTTATATACGCTTTTTTAGTACTTATTAATCAAATTCACAATAATCTGATATTTTACTTGCTTAGAGATAAGAAATAGGTTATAAATAGATTATTCAATAGTTATGCAAAAACTATACAAGTGAAGGAGAGGAAGAAATGAAGAAAATCTGGTTTTCATTCTCTGTCGCAATGGTCCTTGTATTTTCCCTACTAGCTTCTGGAGTTTTGGCTGATGGACATACCGCTAAAGTAAGAGTATTACATGCTTCGCCTGATGCTCCTGCTGTCGATGTTTATGTCAATGGAGACTTAACACTTGAAAATGTCCCTTTTAAAGCAGACTCAGGTTATATGGATGTGCCTGCCGGAACACATGATGTAGAAGTTTTTGCAAATGGAACAGAATATGCTGCAGGTGAAGGTGTACTGCAGGCAGATCTTGCTGTAGAAGCTGGAAAAGCTTATACAGTTGCTGCAGCAAACTCATTAGATTCAATTGAATTTGTAGTTGCCGAAGATTCAATGGAAGTAACAGACGGAAAAGCAAAAGTTCGTGTCGGACATTTATCTCCGGATGCACCAGCCGTTGATGTTGGCGTAATTGATGGAGACGCATTGTTTAGTGGAGCGGAATTCCCAGGAATCACAGACTATGCAGAGCTAGATCCAGGAACATATGATTTAGAAATACGTTTACCAGATGGCACGCAAGTCTTGCCATTAGAAAACACTGAACTAGCTGCTAATACAGTTTATAGTGTATTTGCGGTAAACACAGTCGACTCGTTAGAAATCATTGCGCTTGTCGATTACGAAGCTGCGGAATCACCAGATGGTATGCCGACTACTGGTCTTGGCACTCCTAGTCAATCTCAAGCAATCTGGTTATTGCTAGGGGGAGCAGTAGTTCTTATCGGAGTTAGTAGTCTAGTGTGGAGAAAACGATTTCAACAGTAACCTATGGTTTTTCCTTTCAATCTTGTTGTTAGCAGGCTGTCATCAATCAGTCGATAAAGTAAGTGTTCGGTCAGAAGACGTGGGATTTGCACGAGATGAGCCTGTCTCAATTCGAGTCCCACAAACAGTACCGGCGGAAAATCCCATTAATGGATTGAAACGAACAGGCATTAAACCGAGCTTGTTAAAGATCCCAGCGATTGATGTGGAAGCGCAAGTTCAACATCTTGGTGTTACAGAAAACGGTGAAATGGCAGTTCCGAATAACATTGAAGACGTTAGTTGGTTTTCACCAGGATATGAACCAGGAGCAAATGGCCGTTCAGTTATAGCTGGTCACGTAGATGGTGTTGACGGCCCAGCTATTTTCTGGGATCTTGCAAAGCTCCAACCGGGTGACGACGTGGTCATACAAGGAGCAGAAAAAACATTGACTTTCAAAATCCACACGATGGAATCTGTTCCTCTCGACTTGGCAGATGTAACCGAAATATTCGGCTATACATCCTCTCCAGAACTAGTACTGATTACGTGCTCTGGAACATATGACTTTGACAGGGGGACACGGGAAGAACGGTTAATTGTTTATGCAAGCTTAATAGAAGAGTAATAGAAAAAACGTTGCAATGTGCCTACAAGCACATTGCAACGTTTTTTCTTATTCAAGAGAATCGTCATTGGTCTACCTGAAGAGCTCAGAGAAGTTTAAAAAGGGAAAAAGAGCTTTCCAAAGAAGCTACTTTCTGTCCGTCATACTTTCGGTAGTTTCTCTACTAAAGAAATGAATTCACGTGAAACATATGGCACGTATCGATTTTTGGCCATAATTATTCCTAGTCTCCATGGAAAGGTATGGGTCAACGAAATCATTTTAAACGGCCCATCTTTCACACGGTCACAAATCAATTTCGGCATCAAGGTAACGCCTAAGTTTTTTTCCACCATCCCAACGATAAAATCCCATTGCGAACTTTCATAAGCAATTTTCGGCGTGAACCCTTCACTTATACAAAATTCGATCGTTCGGCTGTTTAATGTAAATTCTTTGCTAAGAAGCAAGAACGGATCGTTTTTAAACTCGATCAAGTCTATTGTGTCATGATGTGAAAGAGGGTGTGATTCGTGAACCAGTAATTTGATTTCTTGATCGACAAACGGCACTACATCAAATTTCTCTTTATCAACAGGAAGCATTACAAAGCCTAAGTCAACATCACCATCATACACTTTTCGTTCCACAGTTTTGGCACCGTCTTCTGCTAATACGATAGAGACTTCTGGATAAGCGCGTTGAAATTCAGCGATGATCGTTGGAAAAAACAAGGTACTAATGACCGGTGGAAGTCCAATTTTTATTTTGCCCTTTTTTAAATTCATCACGTCATATAGAGACATCGATAAATCATCCACACTATGGATAATTTTTTGTGCCTGTTCATAAACAACTGCCCCCGCATCGGTGAGTCCGATTTGGCGAGAAGACCGATCAAACAATACGACTTCCATTTCTTCTTCCAAATTCCTCACCATTTTGCTTAAGGTCGGTTGTGTCACGTGAAGTGCAAGTGCAGCTTTTGTAAAACTTTTGTGTTTCGCTACTGCAACAAAATAAGTTAATTGTCGGATATCCATACAGCCCTCTTTTCTTCCTATAACTAATTGTTATAGAACTCATAGTTATTATTCATTTTACCTATTCTTTTCGTGGTTGTACAATAATGAAAGCAAACAGGACTAAATATTTAGAAAATTGGACGGCTCTTTTTTAGAAAATAAGTAAGCGTTTTCAAAGGATTGCTGTTACAAGAAAAAAGGGGGATTTTAGATGTTGAGTATGATTGGAATGGTTGGAGGACTTGTTCTCTTAATCGTTTTTACAATGAGAGGCATGAACTTATTAATCGCGGGTCCAATATCTGCATTATTTGTAGCACTTTTCAGTGGTCTGCCATTATTTCCACAATTAGTTGGAGAAGGCGAAGCGAACTTATTAACAAATTATATGACAAGTTTTTCTGGATTTATAACTGCATGGTTCCCGATGTTCTTACTTGGAGCAATTTTTGGGAAAGTAATGGAAGATAGTGGGGCGGCGGATAGCGTCTCGAGATGGTTAGTTGGAAAGTTTGGTTTGTCGAAAGCTGTACTTGCGATTGTTATCGCCTGTGCGGTATTAACTTACGGCGGAGTTAGCTTGTTCGTTGTAGCATTCTCAGTTTTCCCGATGGCACTTAGCTTGTTCAAACAAGCCGATTTGCCGCGTCGCTTTATCCCAGCTGCTTTAGCGTTAGGATCAGTAACATTTACGATGACATCTGCTGGTTCACCTGAAATCCAAAACTGGATTCCGATTGAATACTTGCAAACTAGTCCGTATGCAGGATGGGAAGTAAGTATTTTTGTAGCTGTCTTTATGGCTGTATTTGGTTACTGGTGGTTAAAACGCATGATTCAAAAAGCCGTTAACAAAGGCGAACGTTTTGAAGCACGTTCAACAGATCCGGTTATAGAAGATCGTAAACTTCCAAACCCAATCATGGGCTTAATCCCGTTAGTTGTTGTTCTTGGAATTTCGTTTGTTTTCCATGATTCATTGAAAACATCTGCGTTGATCATCGCCTTATTAGGCGGGGTTCTTACAACGTATTTCTTAAACCGTCAATACTTCTCGAATTTGGGTAAAGCTTTATCTGATGGAACAATTGGTGCTTTAATCGCAATCGGTAACACGGCTGCTGTAGTTGGCTTTGGTGGCGTTGCAAAATCCGTACCAGCATTCCAAGTAGCTGTAGATGCAATGACTAGCATTCCGGGTAGCCCATTAATCGGTGGCGCTATCGCTGTCAGCGTTATTGCAGGATTAACTGGTTCGGCTTCAGGTGGACAAGTTATTGCCTTGCCACTTCTAGCGCCCCATTATATCGACATGGGCGTTAACACAGAAGCGCTTCACCGTACAATTGCCATTTCTTCAGGGGCATTGGATTCATTGCCACATAATGGTTATGTCGTAACGACAATTCGTGGAATTTGTGGAGAAACACATAAAGCTGCCTATGGTGCTGTCGGTGCTGTAACCGTCATTGTTCCTTTACTTGGGCTAGCAATCGCCATCATCCTATTTTCTTTAGGACTTGGAATTTAACAAAAGCGTTGGAGGGAATACAATGGTAGACAATAAAGTCGTTTTAATAACAGGAGCTGCTAGCGGAATTGGTTATGAAATTAGTAGTGATTTTGCAAAAGCAGGAGCGAAAATTGTGTTATCAGACATTAATGAAGAAGCTGTCGTAAAAGCTGCTGAAACATTAAAGTCACAAGGGTTAGATTGCATTGGCATTAAATGTGATGTAACTAACGAAGAAGAAATAAAAAACGTCATTGAACAAACAGTTGCTCATTATGGTTCGCTTGACGTACTCATCAACAATGCGGGGATGCAATACATTTCACCGATTGAAGAGTTTCCGACAGAGAAATACGAGCTATTGATACGTATTATGTTAGTAGCACCGTTTATCGCGAGCAAACATGCATTTCCGATTATGAAAAAACAAGGATCCGGACGAATTATCAATATGGCGTCAATCAATGGACTTGTCGGATTTGCTGGAAAAGCTGCATACAATAGTGCAAAACATGGTGTGATTGGTTTAACAAAAGTGGCTGCATTAGAAGGCGCTGAACATGGCATTACTGTTAATGCGATGTGCCCTGGTTACGTGGATACGCCACTCGTTCGAAACCAAATGAATGATTTGGCAAAAACACGTAATGTACCACTTGAAAAAGTATTTGAAGAAGTGCTTTATCCGTTAATTCCTCAAAAACGTTTATTGGCTGTAAAAGAAATCTCGGATTATACAATGTTTTTAGCAAGTGATAAAGCTGCAGGTGTTACTGGCCAAGCCGTCGTTTTAGATGGTGGTTACACCGCTCAATAAAAACAAACCCGTCTAGCGTATGCGCTAGACGGGTTTGTTTTTATCATTTTATAAAACTAATCAAGAAAATTTTCTGTCACACCAAGAAATAGTCGATCTTGTTCGACATTGGGAGCATGACCAGAACGTTTAAATTCCATAAATGTTGCACCTGGAATGGCGACTGCGGTTTCGCGTCCTTTTTCAGGAGGATTCAAGCTATCATGCTTTCCACTAATCACTAATGTCTCTGCTGTAATGTTAGACAGCTGTGGGCGGAAGTCGAATTCTTTGATAGCGTCTCCAGCGATTCCTTGCTCTTTATTTGTGAGTAAACGACTGTTTTGTGCCGTTTTTTTATTCCATTCTTTCACTTTTTCTTGGTCATGATAAATATAACGAGTCGCTTTACTGATTTTCTCAGGGATGCTCAAGCCATCAAACTTTTCAGGGTATCGATTAAAGAGTTCAGTTAATGATGCCTGTTCGCTATGAGATTTGGTGGCAACTAAAAGGAGCTTGTTTACTTTTTGTGGTGCTTGTATAGCAATGCCTTGTGCGATATAACTGCCCATTGAAACACCAATCACATCAACAGTAGTTAAATTTAGATGGTCAATAAGCGCAAGTGCATCTTCTATATGGTCCTGTAATGTATATTGTTCTAAGCGACTTGAGTTGCCATGACCTCTAGCGTCTATAGCAATCACACGGCGAGTTTGTTTAAAGAAATCCATTTCGCGATAAAACATCGCAGAATTACTAGTTAATGCGTGAAGCAAAAGAAGCGGTTGCCCTTCTCCGTTATCTTCATAAAATAATTCTACATCATTGCGTGTAAATACAGGCATAGTCATTCTCCTTTACAAATAAGCTCTTTTAATAGGTATACCCTAAGCTTAAGTGAAAATAGCTTTTAGGCAAAATTAAAAGCACAACCAAAAGTTGTGCGTCCTAAATTTTATAAATTAGAGTCGGGGCGAGAGTTTTGCCATTTCTCGATAAAGCTGAATACGACGACGAGCAATATAAACATGCTTAATGTGAGATACCAAGGGAATTGGGAAATAGCACGGCCAAATGCTGTATAAATAATTGCCGGAGCAATCAAACCCAATGCAGAAATAATCATGTATTCTTTTAGTGATTTCGTCATTTCGATTAAATACAACGATAGTAAATGGAAGTGCACAAAAGGCATTATGCGCAAAATCATCACCTGAGGAACCGACAATGTACGGTCTGGAAATATTTTGTCTTTTAATCGTGCCATTCTTTTTTGAAACTTCGGAAATTTATTCACTAATATGTAGGATATCCAACTCATTAATGTTAAACCAATAAACGATAAAAACGCGCCTTCAAAAAATCCGAAAAGATATCCGCCAGCAATGCAAACAGCAATCACTGGTATGAACAACAAAGGGCGTACCAAATGCAATAAAACAAAAAGAAAGGGTGCTAACCAGCCAACGTTGTTCATAAATACTTCGAGGGATTGATCGAATTGCTCCATACGATCCCAACCTCTCTATATATGCTTACTAATAAGGAAGGATAAGCTAAAAAGAGTGGAAAAGCAAGAAATTTTTCTATGTGGTATATTCAGTCGAGAAGAGTCCGATAAGTTTATTTCTTCTCCAAAATATTCATTGTATAAAATTCTCAATCAAATAATTAGTAAGGCTAGAATGAGTTCAAGTTAATTGGAAAGAGGGGTTTTATGAAAATACTAATTGTCGGTGCAGGTGCCATGGGAAGTTTATTTGCAGGGCGTTTAAAAACACAAACGTCGGAAGTCTTTCTATATAATAGAAAAAATCCACACATAGACAAGATCAATCAATGTGGATTGACCATTATTGAGCAGGATAACAAAAAAACTGTGATTCCATTAACGGTAGTACAAGAAGTTTCTAAAGACTATGATCTTGTATTGGTTATGTTAAAAACTCACGCAACTAGGACCGTATTAACTCAATTAAAAGATTCTTTTTCTTCACAAACCTTGATTGTAACAATGCAAAATGGGCTTGGGAATTTAGAAATACTTGAGGAGATCTTTCCAAACAATTCTGCAGTCGCGGGAACGATGGGCAGCGGAGCTAGTGTAGAAAGCGATGGAAAGATTCTTCACCGCGGCTTTGGTACAAATTTTGTTGGTCAGCCTACTGACAAAAGAGCACAAGAAAAATTGGTGGAATTTGTTGAACTGTTAAATCAATCTGGATTGGAAACCAAATTAGCGGATGATGTTCAAACCGTTATCTGGAATAAATTATTCGTTAACCTTGCATATAATTCATTAACGGCTCTGACTCGCTTACGGAATGGCGATATTTTAAATACAGAAGATGGTCAACATTTATTGAGAAGCATTGTAACAGAAGCGATAAAAATCGCTGAAGCAGAAGGTGTCCATGTTGATCCAGAAACAATAATCGCTAAGTGCATCAAAATGGGGAAAGAACAGTTTCCTGCCAACAAGTCATCAATGCTAATGGATGTTTTGAATAAACGCAAAACCGAAATTGACGCCATTAATGGCGCTGTAGCGCACCTTGGAAAAAAGCACGGAATCTCAACGCCATATAATGACATGATTACCGGGATCATCAAAGTCATCGAAGCAAATTATAGTAAGCAAGTCGACTAACAGAGAGTTAAATCTGCTATACTTATTGGATATTGTCTTGATTGATGGGGCAAATAAGGACGGGATGAATTGAATCGATTAACTGCAACAGGTGACTATATTTATACATATGCTTATACAAATGATGAAAAAGCATTGTGCCAAATGGAAATGCGCTCTTTTTTTGGTAACGATACGAACGAGAAAATTATAAAAAGCAGAGTTGAAATTGACGCAAGTCGCAGTCCGTTTATGAAAGAGCGAATTGAAGTGTTGATTGAAGGCGAGACCTTGCAAGACATCATCGAACAAGCTGCTGAAGTGGATATGGCTGATACTACGTTCAAAGTTATTTTTCTAAAAATCAATGGGTTGGCTGAAGAAGACTATGTTGGTTATTCAGGCAAACGCGATGTGGAACGACAAATCGGTTTAGCGATAACCGGAGAAGCAGATGTTCATCATCCAGGCGTTATATTTGGGTTAATGCCTTTTGCAGGACGTTGGTATATGGGGCGATATACACAAAGTGAACCAATTTGGTTTCATCATATGAAAAAGCCCCGTGAATATTCAACGGCACTTAGTACACGTGTAGCACGTGCGGTCGCAAATATTGCGGTGCCAAATCCAATGGGTGTAAAAGCCGTTGATCCGTGCTGTGGTATTGGTACTGTATTAGTCGAAGCTCTATCTATGGGCATTGATATTGTCGGCCGTGACATTAATCCGCTCGTTGTTGAAGGATCACGTGAGAACATTGCGCATTTTGGGTTAACTGGACGAGTGGAAATGGGATCAATCGCAGAAGTTGAAATGGCTTACGATGTGGCCATTATCGATATGCCTTATAATTTGTACACCCATGCTACACCAGCAGATCAATTGGGGATTTTAAAAGCGGCATATCCGATGACTGAAAAGTTATTGGTCGTCACGATCGAGACAATGGACCACATGATTGAAGAAGCTGGATTTGTCATCACAGATCGTTGCATCGCTAAAAAAGGATTGTTCTTACGTGAAATAGTCATCTGTCAAAAAGCTGTTTAAACGTCGCCTTGAGCGGCGTTTTTTTGTTTGAAATGGGGTTTGGCAAGTATTTGGTGTGAATTGGACAGTATTTCGGATAAATCGGACAGTATTTTAGCCGATTCGGACAGTATTTTCAAAATCTCTAAATAATGAAGGAGATTCCATCAAAAAATTGAATACGGTAACAGTACCCTACTCAAAAAGGAGCTGCAAACGATGAAATTTACTGAAACGACATTTCCAATTACACAAGTTCGGGAGCAATTTCCAGCTTTAACTAGAACATATAAAGACAAGACAGTCGCATACTTTGATGGACCAGGAGGGTCGCAAGTTGTAGGTACAGCGATAGAAGCTATTGCAGACTACATGAGAAGAGGTGGTGCAAATCTTCACGGCGCTTTCCCATCTAGTTGGGAGACGGAAGAAGTCATTTCAGAAGCTAGATTATCCGTCGCTGATTTTTTAAACGTCCAACCGAATGAAGTGGCATTCGGTGCCAACATGACTACATTAACAATTGCCATCGCCAATGCACTTGGGAAGAAATTTGAGCCAGGTGATGAAATTGTCGTGACAGAAATGGACCACCGTGCCAATGTAGATCCGTGGATTATGATGGCAGAAGACCGTGGCTTGAAAATACGCTGGGTGAAAGTAGATACAAAAACAAAAACATTGGATGTAACGGAACTAGATCAACAGATCAATGAAAATACAAAAATCGTCGCTGTTGGTATGGCATCTAACGCAATCGGCACAATTGTCGATTTGAAACCATTCGCAGAACGAGCAAAAAAAGTGGGTGCGCTACTTGTAGCTGATGCTGTTCACGCTGCAGCGCATGTGCTACTAGATCGTGACCAAATGCAAATTGATATTTTATTGTGCTCTGCTTACAAATTTTTTGGTCCACATATCGGCATCGCCGCAATTAAAGAAGGAATTTTTAAAGAGTTGGAACCTTACAAATTGACCACTTCACCAAGCTATTATCCGGACAAGTTGGAAACCGGCACGCAAAATCATGAAGGCATTGCAGGAATTCTTCCGGCAGTTGAATTTTTTGCGCAATTTGGCGAAGGGGAAACGAGAAGAGAACGCATTGTGAGCGGTATCAAACAAATTGAAAAACATGAAAATTACTTAGCGAATCGGCTTCGTGACGGATTGTCAGCAGTTGATGGAGTAACCGTTACACAAGCTGCTGTAAATGTTCCGAAAACACCAACGATCGCTTTTCGAGTAAACGGAATCGAACCAGGACAGATTTGCCAGAAGCTTGCGGAAGAACATAGCATATTTGTAGCGGCTGGACATTTCTATGCTTCAACACTAGGTGATGTGTTGGGCGTTAACGACAGTGGCGGCTGGGTTCGCGCAGGTCTTGCACCTTATAGTACAGAAGAAGAAGTCGACCGGTTGCTTAATGCAATAAAATCAC includes:
- a CDS encoding GntP family permease, yielding MLSMIGMVGGLVLLIVFTMRGMNLLIAGPISALFVALFSGLPLFPQLVGEGEANLLTNYMTSFSGFITAWFPMFLLGAIFGKVMEDSGAADSVSRWLVGKFGLSKAVLAIVIACAVLTYGGVSLFVVAFSVFPMALSLFKQADLPRRFIPAALALGSVTFTMTSAGSPEIQNWIPIEYLQTSPYAGWEVSIFVAVFMAVFGYWWLKRMIQKAVNKGERFEARSTDPVIEDRKLPNPIMGLIPLVVVLGISFVFHDSLKTSALIIALLGGVLTTYFLNRQYFSNLGKALSDGTIGALIAIGNTAAVVGFGGVAKSVPAFQVAVDAMTSIPGSPLIGGAIAVSVIAGLTGSASGGQVIALPLLAPHYIDMGVNTEALHRTIAISSGALDSLPHNGYVVTTIRGICGETHKAAYGAVGAVTVIVPLLGLAIAIILFSLGLGI
- a CDS encoding class F sortase encodes the protein MLLAGCHQSVDKVSVRSEDVGFARDEPVSIRVPQTVPAENPINGLKRTGIKPSLLKIPAIDVEAQVQHLGVTENGEMAVPNNIEDVSWFSPGYEPGANGRSVIAGHVDGVDGPAIFWDLAKLQPGDDVVIQGAEKTLTFKIHTMESVPLDLADVTEIFGYTSSPELVLITCSGTYDFDRGTREERLIVYASLIEE
- a CDS encoding cysteine desulfurase-like protein, whose translation is MKFTETTFPITQVREQFPALTRTYKDKTVAYFDGPGGSQVVGTAIEAIADYMRRGGANLHGAFPSSWETEEVISEARLSVADFLNVQPNEVAFGANMTTLTIAIANALGKKFEPGDEIVVTEMDHRANVDPWIMMAEDRGLKIRWVKVDTKTKTLDVTELDQQINENTKIVAVGMASNAIGTIVDLKPFAERAKKVGALLVADAVHAAAHVLLDRDQMQIDILLCSAYKFFGPHIGIAAIKEGIFKELEPYKLTTSPSYYPDKLETGTQNHEGIAGILPAVEFFAQFGEGETRRERIVSGIKQIEKHENYLANRLRDGLSAVDGVTVTQAAVNVPKTPTIAFRVNGIEPGQICQKLAEEHSIFVAAGHFYASTLGDVLGVNDSGGWVRAGLAPYSTEEEVDRLLNAIKSLVV
- a CDS encoding TRM11 family SAM-dependent methyltransferase, encoding MNRLTATGDYIYTYAYTNDEKALCQMEMRSFFGNDTNEKIIKSRVEIDASRSPFMKERIEVLIEGETLQDIIEQAAEVDMADTTFKVIFLKINGLAEEDYVGYSGKRDVERQIGLAITGEADVHHPGVIFGLMPFAGRWYMGRYTQSEPIWFHHMKKPREYSTALSTRVARAVANIAVPNPMGVKAVDPCCGIGTVLVEALSMGIDIVGRDINPLVVEGSRENIAHFGLTGRVEMGSIAEVEMAYDVAIIDMPYNLYTHATPADQLGILKAAYPMTEKLLVVTIETMDHMIEEAGFVITDRCIAKKGLFLREIVICQKAV
- a CDS encoding ketopantoate reductase family protein, whose protein sequence is MKILIVGAGAMGSLFAGRLKTQTSEVFLYNRKNPHIDKINQCGLTIIEQDNKKTVIPLTVVQEVSKDYDLVLVMLKTHATRTVLTQLKDSFSSQTLIVTMQNGLGNLEILEEIFPNNSAVAGTMGSGASVESDGKILHRGFGTNFVGQPTDKRAQEKLVEFVELLNQSGLETKLADDVQTVIWNKLFVNLAYNSLTALTRLRNGDILNTEDGQHLLRSIVTEAIKIAEAEGVHVDPETIIAKCIKMGKEQFPANKSSMLMDVLNKRKTEIDAINGAVAHLGKKHGISTPYNDMITGIIKVIEANYSKQVD
- a CDS encoding LysR family transcriptional regulator, whose translation is MDIRQLTYFVAVAKHKSFTKAALALHVTQPTLSKMVRNLEEEMEVVLFDRSSRQIGLTDAGAVVYEQAQKIIHSVDDLSMSLYDVMNLKKGKIKIGLPPVISTLFFPTIIAEFQRAYPEVSIVLAEDGAKTVERKVYDGDVDLGFVMLPVDKEKFDVVPFVDQEIKLLVHESHPLSHHDTIDLIEFKNDPFLLLSKEFTLNSRTIEFCISEGFTPKIAYESSQWDFIVGMVEKNLGVTLMPKLICDRVKDGPFKMISLTHTFPWRLGIIMAKNRYVPYVSREFISLVEKLPKV
- a CDS encoding potassium channel family protein produces the protein MKKQIVVIGLGRFGSSVCKELHSLGHEIMAIDANPDKVDALRDYASFTVNADATDENQLKSLGVRNFEHAIVAIGDDLQASVLCTLMLKELGLPKVWVKARDLQHEKILHKVGADRVIQPEKEMGIRVAHHVDSDKIVDYIDLSHDYSIIELVVSGKMANKTLIDMNIRKEFNCVVLAIKKQEEVNIAPAIDDMVVQDDVLIVMGHKDDLKRLEEKSL
- a CDS encoding reverse transcriptase-like protein; this encodes MKFRIEWTYRVPKGKEVVFFSDEMPVEVAIEIAEDLERTGRVKKLRFEDQFDSSWTLKEVKAYLKEIETEPHHLSVYFDGGYERTSGDAGLGCVVYYKQNGKLFRRRTNTKLDGLISNNEAEYAALYFCLQELEVMEVRRQLVTFIGDSRIVINGMEGEWPLEEDKLGSWVKRIREKMNSMGIQDEYQLTPRKSNAEADKLATQALKGISIASTSEILD
- a CDS encoding 3-hydroxybutyrate dehydrogenase — protein: MVDNKVVLITGAASGIGYEISSDFAKAGAKIVLSDINEEAVVKAAETLKSQGLDCIGIKCDVTNEEEIKNVIEQTVAHYGSLDVLINNAGMQYISPIEEFPTEKYELLIRIMLVAPFIASKHAFPIMKKQGSGRIINMASINGLVGFAGKAAYNSAKHGVIGLTKVAALEGAEHGITVNAMCPGYVDTPLVRNQMNDLAKTRNVPLEKVFEEVLYPLIPQKRLLAVKEISDYTMFLASDKAAGVTGQAVVLDGGYTAQ
- a CDS encoding TVP38/TMEM64 family protein, producing the protein MEQFDQSLEVFMNNVGWLAPFLFVLLHLVRPLLFIPVIAVCIAGGYLFGFFEGAFLSFIGLTLMSWISYILVNKFPKFQKRMARLKDKIFPDRTLSVPQVMILRIMPFVHFHLLSLYLIEMTKSLKEYMIISALGLIAPAIIYTAFGRAISQFPWYLTLSMFILLVVVFSFIEKWQNSRPDSNL
- a CDS encoding alpha/beta fold hydrolase, producing the protein MPVFTRNDVELFYEDNGEGQPLLLLHALTSNSAMFYREMDFFKQTRRVIAIDARGHGNSSRLEQYTLQDHIEDALALIDHLNLTTVDVIGVSMGSYIAQGIAIQAPQKVNKLLLVATKSHSEQASLTELFNRYPEKFDGLSIPEKISKATRYIYHDQEKVKEWNKKTAQNSRLLTNKEQGIAGDAIKEFDFRPQLSNITAETLVISGKHDSLNPPEKGRETAVAIPGATFMEFKRSGHAPNVEQDRLFLGVTENFLD
- a CDS encoding DUF4397 domain-containing protein — protein: MKKIWFSFSVAMVLVFSLLASGVLADGHTAKVRVLHASPDAPAVDVYVNGDLTLENVPFKADSGYMDVPAGTHDVEVFANGTEYAAGEGVLQADLAVEAGKAYTVAAANSLDSIEFVVAEDSMEVTDGKAKVRVGHLSPDAPAVDVGVIDGDALFSGAEFPGITDYAELDPGTYDLEIRLPDGTQVLPLENTELAANTVYSVFAVNTVDSLEIIALVDYEAAESPDGMPTTGLGTPSQSQAIWLLLGGAVVLIGVSSLVWRKRFQQ